Proteins from one Cicer arietinum cultivar CDC Frontier isolate Library 1 chromosome 3, Cicar.CDCFrontier_v2.0, whole genome shotgun sequence genomic window:
- the LOC101489503 gene encoding probable protein phosphatase 2C 34 produces MMGHLSSMFNGLARSFSLKKGRRNSVRCERREAVEAMAKEAKKNDLMLCSSGTVNVDGSNNFASVFSKRGQKGVNQDCCIVWEEFGCQEDMIFCGIFDGHGPWGHFVAKRVRESMPRSLLCNWQETLASQSSLDDDKDIDHVKAVATDNKQHRFNIWKHSYLKTCASIDQELEHNRKIDTFYSGTTALSIVRQGELIMIANVGDSRAVLATTSDNGSLIAVQLTVDFKPNLPQEAERIMECQGRVFCLEDEPGVHRLWLPDGESPGLAMSRAFGDYCIKEYGLISVPEVTYRNITTQDHFLVLATDGVWDVISNEEAVEIVSSTEDKAKSAKRLVECAVHAWKRKRRGIAIDDISAICLFLHSPLSTHHISPIHIVK; encoded by the exons ATGATGGGGCATTTATCATCTATGTTCAATGGATTGGCAAGGTCATTTTCACTaaagaaaggaagaagaaaTTCTGTGAGATGTGAAAGGAGAGAAGCTGTTGAAGCAATGGCTAAAGAAGCTAAGAAAAATGATTTGATGCTGTGTAGTTCAGGAACTGTCAATGTTGATGGTTCAAACAACTTTGCCTCAGTTTTCTCCAAAAGAGGTCAGAAAGGTGTCAACCAAGATTGTTGCATTGTGTGGGAG GAATTTGGATGTCAAGAGGATATGATATTCTGTGGAATATTTGATGGACATGGACCATGGGGTCATTTTGTGGCCAAAAGGGTAAGAGAGTCAATGCCAAGGTCATTGCTATGCAATTGGCAAGAGACACTTGCTTCACAATCTTCACTTGATGATGATAAGGATATTGATCATGTAAAGGCAGTAGCTACTGACAACAAGCAACACAGATTCAATATATGGAAACACTCTTACTTGAAGACTTGTGCTTCCATTGATCAAGAACTTGAACATAACCGGAAGATTGACACATTTTACAGTGGAACTACTGCACTCTCAATTGTTAGACAG GGTGAATTAATTATGATAGCAAATGTTGGTGACTCACGAGCAGTATTAGCAACAACATCAGATAATGGAAGTTTAATTGCAGTTCAACTAACAGTAGATTTCAAACCAAATTTACCTC AAGAGGCAGAGAGAATAATGGAATGTCAGGGGCGTGTGTTCTGTTTAGAAGATGAACCTGGTGTGCACAGACTGTGGTTGCCAGATGGAGAGTCTCCAGGACTTGCTATGTCAAGAGCTTTTGGTGATTATTGTATTAAAGAATATGGTCTTATTTCAGTTCCTGAGGTAACTTATAGGAATATAACCACTCAAGATCACTTTCTTGTGCTTGCTACTGATGGG GTTTGGGATGTGATATCGAATGAAGAAGCAGTAGAAATTGTATCTTCAACAGAAGACAAAGCAAAATCAGCAAAACGTTTGGTGGAATGTGCAGTGCATGCATGGAAACGCAAGAGAAGGGGTATTGCCATTGATGACATTTCAGCTATTTGTCTCTTTCTTCACTCTCCACTTTCCACTCACCATATTAGCCCCATTCACATTGTTAAATAG